From the genome of Alosa alosa isolate M-15738 ecotype Scorff River chromosome 20, AALO_Geno_1.1, whole genome shotgun sequence, one region includes:
- the LOC125285657 gene encoding trichohyalin-like — protein sequence MDTLQKLKDELKREREELDRNMEQTKIEIDHLETVKSDIQRQKEELEKAMFDTKVEKEELERLKSDILKQKEETEAKLVTLQQEMEEMGALREDMKKQKDELDDKMQKMKREMGEMELTKSELEAKRRELEHTIRRNTRKLNDMEKSKTDIQQAKEEVDNAMKKITLEKEELNEMKVVLQSQFEDDKNELQRMERELHQRMELFEIENNKLRETQNQLKLQRQTLQTSREDMEKERGKMSDEFQEQRDILTNEWQKLVEAKEEMKRERMELDQERKEIGLRQVEMQQLQMEVVKMKNEAQVGLEDTIREASIETVQLAKAKEELDTKMGEIKVEMDTLQKLKDELKREREELDRNMEQTKIEIDHLETVKSDIQRQKEELEKAMFDTKVEKEELERLKSDILKQKEDTEAKLVTLQQEMEEMGALREDMKKQKDELDDKMQKMKREMGEMELTKSELEAKRRELEHTIRRNTRKLNDMEKSKTDIQQAKEEVDNAMRKITLEKEELNEMKVVLQSQFEDDKNELQRMERELHQRMELFEIENNKLREDTIREASIETVQLAKAKEELDTKMDEIKVEMDTLQKLKDELKREREELDRNMEQTKIEIDHLETVKSDIQRQKEELEKAMFDTKVEKEELERLKSDILKQKEETEAKLVTLQQEMEEMGALREDMKKQKDELDDKMQKMKREMGEMELTKSELEAKRRELEHTIRRNTRKLNDMEKSKTDIQQAKEEVDNAMRKITLEKEELNEMKVVLQSQFEDDKNELQRMERELHQRMELFEIENNKLRETQNQLKLQRQTLQTSREDMEKERGKMSDEFQEQRDILTNEWQKLVEAKEEMKRERMELDQERKEIGLRQVEMQQLQMEVVKMKNEAQVGLEDTIREASIETVQLAKAKEELDTKMGEIKVEMDTLQKLKDELKREREELDRNMEQTKIEIDHLETVKSDIQRQKEELEKAMFDTKVEKEELERLKSDNLKQKEETEAKLVTLQQEMEEMGALREDMKKQKDELDDRMQKMKREMGEMELTKSELEAKRRELEHTIRRNTRKLNDMEKSKTDIQQAKEEVDNAMKKITLEKEELNEMKVVLQSQFEDDKNELQRMERELHQRMELFEIESNKLRETQYALLIQSQTLKTAREDMEKERGKMTEHFQEQRDILTNRGNASIEKKQLTKAQEELNTKMEEMQREMDRLQKLRDELKKERQELDRKKEHTKMEMKDLKTVKLDVQRQKEELEKAMFEMKVEKEELERLKSDILKQKEETEAKLVTLQQEMEEMGALREDMKKQKDELDDRMQKMKREMGEMELTKSELEAKRRELEHTIRRNTRKLNDMEKSKTDIQQAKEEVDNAMNRIALEREELNEMKTILQGQFDNDRKELQNLEREFQQRIELVAKMVEKTKEEMKRERKEMEKERKEIDNRQVANGAASNGGRQNEKRWPRWSQDRIREALLRQSNLPKQKKNSTQKMEEMKREMDALKKLRDELKRKRGEMERKMEKTIMEIDHLETVKFDVQRQKEELEKAMFEMKVEKEELERLKSNIQKQKEETEAKQEMEEMVTLRDDMQKQKDELDDNMQKMKREMGEMELTKAELEAKRRELEHTIRRNTRKLNDMEKSKTDIQQAKDELNKAMNRIALEREELNEMRAMLQGQFDNDRKELQNLESELYQRMELLEIQSNKVTETESSLNFQTQSLETARQDIEKERHKMRDRIREALVDTEQLAKAQEELNTKMEEMQREMDTLQKLRDELKREREEIDRKMEKTTMEIDHLETVKFDVQRQKEELEKEMFEMKAEKEELEKLKSNIQKQKEETEVKLVMLKQEMEEMVTLRDDMKKQKDELDDNMQKMKREMGEMELTKAQLEAKRRELEHTIRRNTRKLNDMEQSKTDIQQAKDELNKAMNRIALEREELNEMRAMLQGQFDNDRKELLNLESELYMRISLLEIQSNKVTETESSLNFQTQSLETARQDIEKERHKMRGELQEQRIKVETEWQMLEKTKEDMKRERKEMEKEREDIDNRRMQMEHLQAEVDKMKKDGQDVLEGRISEALVDTEQLAKAQEELNTKMEEMQREMDTLQKLRDELKREREEIDRKMEKTTMEIDHLETVKFDVQRQKEELEKEMFEMKAEKEELEKLKSNIQKQKEETEVKLVMLKQEMEEMVTLREDMQKQKDELDDKMQKMKREMGEMELTKAELEAKRRELEHTIRRNTRKLNEMEQSKTEYLEKEKELLKRERDELLQAKLLVQRQVDTGVQTEEKEMDQEATPAPEQVFRKQGIEREMLELEREIQHQKEVLEQEKKALENEKDGLRHDKDMLEYERATLEKEWEDLHQIPNEVRNFREEIQQKEEALKVKMDNLSLQEEDINKQRKVMEMEKYDIQQERYQLSQQKIKIDQQQKEIEDIVKNNIKCSNDLKLLKLEFEQEKEKHECDLATEKMYIQEKRFALEKERLDITERLIQIQCEKDSLDQLHADIEKHKEDIKRESKHLEIEMQYFEHYKTELMKQSEEMDDVKQTVMVEQRHLESKMAELNYQKLQVDDMMRRNKLELDNLEKLRIEIGIQTQHLENTMENIRIEQEQLENNRKILEKEKQDIEKSNKLTSKEKMEVEKMKEDLHREWNEFKRERLNAEEQENVRIKEIQDEKIAIESLFVDIENKKKELYIERQHINTRQLQMDVLKKELHKQRDNMEEQQSDLIERKAEIDQQQIELNNMMDIHNKEKMELDRIRADIKKEREAVEITVKEKLSAEREELEKLKNRLHEERQEIENNKHAMMKDKDELENWKNDLQKQWNELRPYKENIESEKDVLQKKMAEVEEKSNNIENMMQEMMQEKERMDEQAQILQQEKDVLQSVAEETERMKVEFEKYSIEIEKQKQELAENKLIL from the exons ATGGACACCCTTCAGAAGCTTAAGGATGAGTtgaaaagggaaagagaagaaCTTGATAGAAATATGGAGCAGACAAAGATTGAGATTGACCATCTTGAGACAGTCAAATCCGATAttcaaagacagaaagaagagcTTGAAAAGGCAATGTTTGACACAAAGGTTGAAAAGGAAGAACTGGAGAGGCTAAAATCTGACATCTTGAAACAGAAGGAGGAAACTGAGGCAAAACTAGTGACGCTGCAGCAAGAGATGGAGGAAATGGGAGCCTTGAGGGAAGACATGAAGAAGCAGAAGGATGAACTGGACGACAAGATGCAGAAGATGAAacgagagatgggagagatggaACTCACAAAATCTGAGCTAGAGGCCAAAAGAAGAGAGCTGGAGCACACCATCAGAAGAAACACCAGGAAACTAAATGACATGGAAAAATCAAAGACTGACATACAACAAGCTAAAGAGGAGGTGGATAATGCAATGAAGAAAATCACCCTTGAGAAGGAagaattaaatgaaatgaaagtggTTTTGCAAAGCCAGTTTGAGGATGATAAAAATGAGCTTCAAAGGATGGAAAGGGAGCTTCATCAAAGGATGGAGTTGTTTGAAATTGAGAACAACAAACTGAGAGAAACTCAAAATCAACTTAAACTCCAAAGACAAACTCTTCAAACATCTAGAGAAGACATGGAAAAGGAAAGAGGTAAAATGTCAGATGAGTTTCAGGAACAGAGAGATATCCTCACAAACGAGTGGCAAAAATTGGTCGAGGCTAAAGAAGAGATGAAAAGGGAAAGAATGGAACTGGatcaagaaaggaaagaaattgGCCTAAGACAAGTTGAAATGCAGCAGCTTCAAATGGAGGTagtcaaaatgaaaaatgaagccCAAGTTGGTCTCGAAGACACAATTAGAGAAGCCTCTATTGAGACTGTGCAACTTGCCAAAGCAAAGGAAGAGCTCGACACAAAAATGGGTGAAATTAAG GTTGAAATGGACACCCTTCAGAAGCTTAAGGATGAGTtgaaaagggaaagagaagaaCTTGATAGAAATATGGAGCAGACAAAGATTGAGATTGACCATCTTGAGACAGTCAAATCCGATAttcaaagacagaaagaagagcTTGAAAAGGCAATGTTTGACACAAAGGTTGAAAAGGAAGAACTGGAGAGGCTAAAATCTGACATCTTGAAACAGAAGGAGGACACTGAGGCAAAACTAGTGACGCTGCAGCAAGAGATGGAGGAAATGGGAGCCTTGAGGGAAGACATGAAGAAGCAGAAGGATGAACTGGACGACAAGATGCAGAAGATGAAacgagagatgggagagatggaACTCACAAAATCTGAGCTAGAGGCCAAAAGAAGAGAGCTGGAGCACACCATCAGAAGAAACACCAGGAAACTAAATGACATGGAAAAATCAAAGACTGACATACAACAAGCTAAAGAGGAGGTGGATAATGCAATGAGGAAAATCACCCTTGAGAAGGAagaattaaatgaaatgaaagtggTTTTGCAAAGCCAGTTTGAGGATGATAAAAATGAGCTTCAAAGGATGGAAAGGGAGCTTCATCAAAGGATGGAGTTGTTTGAAATTGAGAACAACAAACTGAGA GAAGACACAATTAGAGAAGCCTCTATTGAGACTGTGCAACTTGCCAAAGCAAAGGAAGAGCTCGACACAAAAATGGATGAAATTAAGGTTGAAATGGACACCCTTCAGAAGCTTAAGGATGAGTtgaaaagggaaagagaagaaCTTGATAGAAATATGGAGCAGACAAAGATTGAGATTGACCATCTTGAGACAGTCAAATCCGATAttcaaagacagaaagaagagcTTGAAAAGGCAATGTTTGACACAAAGGTTGAAAAGGAAGAACTGGAGAGGCTAAAATCTGACATCTTGAAACAGAAGGAGGAAACTGAGGCAAAACTAGTGACGCTGCAGCAAGAGATGGAGGAAATGGGAGCCTTGAGGGAAGACATGAAGAAGCAGAAGGATGAACTGGACGACAAGATGCAGAAGATGAAacgagagatgggagagatggaACTCACAAAATCTGAGCTAGAGGCCAAAAGAAGAGAGCTGGAGCACACCATCAGAAGAAACACCAGGAAACTAAATGACATGGAAAAATCAAAGACTGACATACAACAAGCTAAAGAGGAGGTGGATAATGCAATGAGGAAAATCACCCTTGAGAAGGAagaattaaatgaaatgaaagtggTTTTGCAAAGCCAGTTTGAGGATGATAAAAATGAGCTTCAAAGGATGGAAAGGGAGCTTCATCAAAGGATGGAGTTGTTTGAAATTGAGAACAACAAACTGAGAGAAACTCAAAATCAACTTAAACTCCAAAGACAAACTCTTCAAACATCTAGAGAAGACATGGAAAAGGAAAGAGGTAAAATGTCAGATGAGTTTCAGGAACAGAGAGATATCCTCACAAACGAGTGGCAAAAATTGGTCGAGGCTAAAGAAGAGATGAAAAGGGAAAGAATGGAACTGGatcaagaaaggaaagaaattgGCCTAAGACAAGTTGAAATGCAGCAGCTTCAAATGGAGGTagtcaaaatgaaaaatgaagccCAAGTTGGTCTCGAAGACACAATTAGAGAAGCCTCTATTGAGACTGTGCAACTTGCCAAAGCAAAGGAAGAGCTCGACACAAAAATGGGTGAAATTAAGGTTGAAATGGACACCCTTCAGAAGCTTAAGGATGAGTtgaaaagggaaagagaagaaCTTGATAGAAATATGGAGCAGACAAAGATTGAGATTGACCATCTTGAGACAGTCAAATCCGATAttcaaagacagaaagaagagcTTGAAAAGGCAATGTTTGACACAAAGGTTGAAAAGGAAGAACTGGAGAGGCTAAAATCTGACAACTTGAAACAGAAGGAGGAAACTGAGGCAAAACTAGTGACGCTGCAGCAAGAGATGGAGGAAATGGGAGCCTTGAGGGAAGACATGAAGAAGCAGAAGGATGAACTGGATGACAGGATGCAGAAGATGAAacgagagatgggagagatggaACTCACAAAATCTGAGCTAGAGGCCAAAAGAAGAGAGCTGGAGCACACCATCAGAAGAAACACCAGGAAACTAAATGACATGGAAAAATCAAAGACTGACATACAACAAGCTAAAGAGGAGGTGGATAATGCAATGAAGAAAATCACCCTTGAGAAGGAagaattaaatgaaatgaaagtggTTTTGCAAAGCCAGTTTGAGGATGATAAAAATGAGCTTCAAAGGATGGAAAGGGAGCTTCATCAAAGGATGGAGTTGTTTGAAATTGAGAGCAACAAACTGAGAGAAACTCAATATGCACTTCTAATCCAAAGCCAAACTCTTAAGACAGCTAGAGAGGAcatggaaaaagaaagaggtaAAATGACAGAACATTTTCAGGAACAGAGAGATATCCTCACAAACAGAGG AAACGCTTCTATTGAGAAAAAACAACTTACCAAAGCGCAGGAAGAACTCAACACAAAAATGGAAGAAATGCAGAGAGAAATGGACAGACTTCAGAAACTGAGGGATGAgttgaaaaaagaaagacaagaacttgacagaaaaaaagagcacACAAAGATGGAGATGAAAGATCTGAAGACAGTCAAATTAGATGTTCAAAGACAGAAGGAGGAACTTGAAAAGGCAATGTTTGAAATGAAAGTTGAAAAGGAAGAACTGGAGAGGCTAAAATCTGACATCTTGAAACAGAAGGAGGAAACTGAGGCAAAACTAGTGACGCTGCAGCAAGAGATGGAGGAAATGGGAGCCTTGAGGGAAGACATGAAGAAGCAGAAGGATGAACTGGATGACAGGATGCAGAAGATGAAacgagagatgggagagatggaACTCACAAAATCTGAGCTAGAGGCCAAAAGAAGAGAGCTGGAGCACACCATCAGAAGAAACACCAGGAAACTAAATGACATGGAAAAATCAAAGACTGACATACAACAAGCTAAAGAGGAGGTGGATAATGCAATGAATAGAATTGCTCTTGAGAGGGAAGAACTAAATGAGATGAAAACGATTTTACAAGGCCAGTTTGATAATGATAGAAAAGAGCTTCAAAACTTGGAAAGGGAGTTTCAGCAAAGGATTGAGTT AGTGGCAAAAATGGTGGAGAAAACCAAAGAAgaaatgaaaagagaaagaaaggaaatggaaaaagaaaggaaagaaatagACAATAGACAAGTTGCAAATGGAGCAGCTTCAAATGGAGGTagacaaaatgaaaaaagatgGCCAAGATGGTCTCAAGACAGAATTAGAGAAGCCCTATTGAGACAGAGCAACTTGCCAAAGCAAAAGAAGAACTCAACACAAAAAATGgaagaaatgaagagagaaatGGATGCCCTCAAGAAGCTGAGGGATGAATtgaaaaggaaaagaggagaaatggaaagaaaaaTGGAGAAGACAATAATGGAGATTGATCATCTTGAGacagtcaaatttgatgttcaAAGACAGAAGGAGGAGCTTGAAAAGGCAATGTTTGAAATGAAAGTTGAGAAGGAAGAACTGGAGAGGTTAAAATCTAACATACagaaacaaaaggaggaaaCTGAGGCGAAGCAAGAGATGGAGGAAATGGTAACCTTGAGGGATGACATGCAGAAGCAGAAGGATGAACTGGATGACAACATGCAGAAGATGAAacgagagatgggagagatggaACTCACAAAAGCTGAGCTGGAGGCCAAAAGAAGAGAGCTGGAGCACACCATCAGAAGAAACACCAGGAAACTAAATGACATGGAAAAATCAAAGACTGACATACAACAAGCTaaagatgaattaaataaagCAATGAATAGAATTGCTCTTGAGAGGGAGGAGCTGAATGAGATGAGAGCCATGTTACAAGGCCAGTTTGACAATGATAGAAAAGAGCTACAAAACTTGGAAAGTGAGCTTTATCAAAGGATGGAGTTATTGGAAATTCAGAGCAACAAGGTGACAGAAACTGAAAGTTCACTTAATTTCCAAACACAAAGTCTTGAGACAGCTAGACAAGACattgagaaagaaagacataaaATGAGAG ACAGAATTAGAGAAGCCCTGGTTGACACAGAGCAACTTGCCAAAGCACAAGAAGAACTCAACACAAAAATGGAAGAAATGCAGAGAGAAATGGACACACTACAGAAGTTGAGGGATGAATtgaaaagggaaagagaagaaaTTGACAGAAAAATGGAGAAGACCACAATGGAGATTGATCATCTTGAGacagtcaaatttgatgttcaaagacagaaagaggagcTTGAAAAGgaaatgtttgaaatgaaagCTGAGAAGGAAGAACTGGAGAAATTAAAATCTAACATACagaaacaaaaggaggaaaCTGAGGTGAAGCTGGTGATGCTGAAGCAAGAGATGGAGGAAATGGTAACCTTGAGGGATGACATGAAGAAGCAGAAGGATGAACTGGATGACAACATGCAGAAGATGAAacgagagatgggagagatggaACTCACAAAAGCTCAGCTGGAGGCCAAAAGAAGAGAGCTGGAGCACACCATCAGAAGAAACACCAGGAAACTAAATGACATGGAACAATCAAAGACTGACATACAACAAGCTAAAGATGAGTTAAATAAAGCAATGAATAGAATTGCTCTTGAGAGGGAGGAGCTGAATGAGATGAGAGCCATGTTACAAGGCCAGTTTGACAATGATAGAAAAGAGCTACTAAACTTAGAAAGTGAGCTTTACATGCGGATCAGCTTATTGGAAATTCAGAGCAACAAGGTGACAGAAACTGAAAGTTCACTTAATTTCCAAACACAAAGTCTTGAGACAGCTAGACAAGACattgagaaagaaagacataaaATGAGAGGTGAGCTTCAGGAACAAAGAATTAAAGTTGAAACAGAGTGGCAAATGCTGGAGAAAACCAAAGAAGAtatgaaaagagaaagaaaggaaatggaaaaagaaagggaagatATAGACAATAGACGAATGCAGATGGAGCATCTTCAGGCAGAGGTAGACAAGATGAAAAAAGATGGCCAAGATGTTCTCGAAGGCAGAATTAGTGAAGCCCTGGTTGACACAGAGCAACTTGCCAAAGCACAAGAAGAACTCAACACAAAAATGGAAGAAATGCAGAGAGAAATGGACACACTACAGAAGTTGAGGGATGAATtgaaaagggaaagagaagaaaTTGACAGAAAAATGGAGAAGACCACAATGGAGATTGATCATCTTGAGacagtcaaatttgatgttcaaagacagaaagaggagcTTGAAAAGgaaatgtttgaaatgaaagCTGAGAAGGAAGAACTGGAGAAATTAAAATCTAACATACagaaacaaaaggaggaaaCAGAGGTGAAGCTGGTGATGCTAAAGCAAGAGATGGAGGAAATGGTAACCTTGAGGGAAGACATGCAGAAGCAGAAGGATGAACTGGATGACAAGATGCAGAAGATGAAacgagagatgggagagatggaACTCACAAAAGCTGAGCTGGAGGCCAAAAGAAGAGAGCTGGAGCACACCATCAGAAGAAACACTAGAAAACTAAATGAGATGGAACAATCAAAGACTGAATAtctagaaaaagaaaaagagctgttgaaaagagaaagagatgaacttttgcaagcaaaattaCTTGTACAGAGACAGGTGGATACTGGTGTTCAAACAGAGGAGAAGGAAATGGACCAGGAGGCTACACCAGCACCAGAACAAGTGTTCAGGAAGCAAGgcattgagagagagatgctggaaCTGGAAAGGGAGATACAACATCAGAAAGAGGTTCTAGAACAGGAGAAGAAGGCTCTGGAAAATGAGAAAGATGGTCTAAGACATGATAAAGATATGTTGGAATACGAGAGGGCTACTCTAGAAAAGGAATGGGAAGATTTACATCAAATTCCTAACGAAGTAAGGAATTTCAGAGAGGAGATACAACAAAAAGAGGAAGCACTGAAGGTCAAAATGGACAACTTGTCTCTCCAAGAggaagacataaacaaacagagGAAAGTTATGGAAATGGAAAAGTATGACATTCAACAGGAAAGATATCAGCTGTCACAACAAAAGATTAAAATTGACCAACAACAGAAAGAAATTGAAGACATAGTGAAAAATAACATTAAATGCAGCAATGACCTGAAATTATTGAAGTTGGAATTTGAGCAAGAAAAGGAGAAACATGAGTGTGACCTAGCCACAGAAAAAATGTATATTCAAGAAAAAAGGTTTGCGCTTGAAAAAGAAAGACTAGACATAACAGAGAGACTCATTCAAATTCAGTGTGAGAAAGACTCTCTAGATCAGTTGCATGCAGACATAGAGAAACATAAAGAAGATATCAAAAGGGAGAGCAAACACCTGGAAATAGAAATGCAGTACTTTGAGCACTACAAGACAGAACTTATGAAGCAATCAGAGGAGATGGATGACGTAAAGCAAACTGTGATGGTGGAGCAGAGACATCTTGAGAGCAAAATGGCTGAATTAAACTACCAAAAGCTGCAGGTGGATGACATGATGAGAAGAAATAAATTGGAGTTGGATAACTTGGAAAAACTTAGGATTGAAATAGGAATACAAACACAGCACTTGGAGAACACCATGGAAAATATAAGGATAGAACAGGAGCAGTTGGAAAACAATAGAAAAATactggaaaaagaaaaacaagataTTGAAAAAAGCAACAAACTCACATCAAAAGAAAAGATGGAGGTGGAAAAGATGAAGGAAGATCTACATAGAGAATGGAATGaatttaaaagagagagactcAATGCAGAGGAACAGGAAAACGTCAGAATAAAAGAAATACAAGATGAAAAAATTGCTATAGAATCATTATTTGTTGACATAGAAAATAAGAAAAAGGAACTATACATAGAAAGACAACACATCAACACCAGACAACTTCAAATGGACGTTCTCAAAAAAGAGCttcacaaacagagagacaacATGGAAGAGCAGCAGAGTGACCTGATAGAAAGGAAAGCTGAGATCGACCAGCAACAAATAGAGCTGAATAATATGATGGATATCCACAACAAAGAAAAGATGGAACTTGACCGAATCAGGGCTGAcataaaaaaagagagggaagcagTTGAGATCACCGTGAAAGAAAAGTTAAGTGCGGAAAGAGAAGAACTTGAGAAACTGAAAAATAGACTGCATGAAGAAAGGCAGGAAAttgaaaacaacaaacatgCCATGATGAAAGACAAGGATGAGTTGGAAAACTGGAAAAATGATCTTCAGAAACAATGGAACGAGCTGCGTCCTTACAAGGAAAACATTGAAAGTGAAAAGGATGTACTTCAAAAGAAGATGGCTGAGGTGGAAGAAAAGTCAAATAACATTGAGAATATGATGCAGGAGATGatgcaggagaaagagagaatggatgAACAAGCACAGATTCTACAACAAGAAAAGGATGTCCTCCAGAGTGTTGCTGaagaaacagaaagaatgaaGGTTGAATTTGAAAAGTATAGTATTGAAATtgagaaacaaaaacaagaatTAGCAGAAAACAAACTCATTCTTTGA